A genomic stretch from Gammaproteobacteria bacterium includes:
- the fur gene encoding ferric iron uptake transcriptional regulator codes for MDPHELKKAGLKATLPRLRILEILERTPHRHVSAEDVYKQLLDAGEDVGLATIYRVLTQFEAAGLVTRHHFEGGQAVFEINQGHHHDHIVCMQCGRIEEFVDDVIEQRQRDIVKRSGFDLADHSLVLYGSCRKNNCPYRKSG; via the coding sequence ATGGATCCACATGAGTTGAAAAAGGCAGGCTTGAAGGCGACCTTGCCGCGTCTGCGCATCCTTGAAATTCTTGAGCGTACGCCGCACCGGCACGTGAGCGCGGAGGATGTCTACAAGCAGCTGCTGGACGCCGGTGAAGATGTTGGACTGGCGACCATCTACCGTGTGTTGACGCAGTTCGAAGCCGCGGGCCTCGTGACCCGCCATCATTTCGAAGGTGGGCAGGCGGTGTTCGAAATTAATCAAGGCCACCACCATGATCATATCGTTTGTATGCAATGCGGGCGCATTGAGGAATTTGTCGACGACGTGATCGAGCAACGGCAGCGGGACATCGTCAAGCGCTCCGGGTTTGACCTGGCCGATCATTCGCTGGTGCTGTATGGCAGTTGCCGTAAGAATAATTGCCCCTATCGCAAATCCGGCTGA
- a CDS encoding O-acetyl-ADP-ribose deacetylase, with translation MAANLRERMFVVAADITKLQMDAIVNAANAALLGGGGVDGAIHRAAGPQLLEECKALGGCETGHAKITRGYRLPSKYVIHTVGPVWEGGAKGEPELLAACHRASLALALEHRIRKLAFPAISCGIYGYPARHAAKIALGETASFLTKHQEVEEVTFACFDEDIFWAYERAFNALI, from the coding sequence ATGGCGGCTAATCTTCGTGAGCGTATGTTTGTGGTGGCGGCGGACATCACCAAGCTGCAGATGGACGCCATTGTCAACGCCGCCAATGCCGCGCTACTGGGCGGCGGTGGTGTGGACGGCGCCATTCATCGCGCCGCCGGCCCACAGTTGTTGGAGGAATGCAAGGCGCTCGGCGGCTGCGAGACTGGCCATGCCAAGATCACGCGCGGCTACCGGCTGCCCTCCAAGTATGTCATCCACACCGTCGGGCCGGTCTGGGAGGGCGGTGCCAAGGGTGAGCCGGAACTGCTGGCCGCCTGCCACCGCGCCAGTCTCGCGCTGGCGCTGGAACACCGCATCCGCAAACTGGCCTTCCCCGCAATCAGTTGCGGTATTTACGGCTATCCCGCCCGCCACGCCGCGAAGATTGCGCTGGGCGAGACTGCGAGTTTCCTGACCAAACATCAGGAAGTGGAGGAAGTCACCTTCGCCTGCTTCGATGAGGATATCTTCTGGGCCTACGAGCGTGCGTTCAATGCCTTGATCTGA
- a CDS encoding DsbC family protein: MKLFTKTIGLLSGLAVAGVVQAADDAAVRQGIARQLDSMVDNAKVTNVNPAPVPGWYEVTLGPRLLYVSADAHYAFYNGSLMDLKENRDLSEAPRLAARASALHAMAGKTIDFLPKGKPEYSIYVFTDTDCAYCRRMHKDIQKITDAGIAVHYLAFPRAGVNSPTYNDMVSVWCSADKRQALTQAKLGNKPPPAVCPNPVKDEFDLGLALGVQGTPAVMSDKGELLGHYFPTDTLIKLLKEGGGS, translated from the coding sequence ATGAAGTTGTTCACAAAAACCATCGGTTTGCTGTCCGGTTTGGCAGTCGCAGGGGTGGTGCAGGCGGCGGATGATGCCGCCGTGCGCCAGGGGATAGCCCGGCAACTGGATTCCATGGTTGACAACGCGAAAGTGACCAACGTAAATCCCGCGCCGGTGCCGGGATGGTATGAAGTGACGCTGGGCCCGCGCCTGCTCTACGTGTCCGCCGACGCCCACTATGCCTTCTACAACGGCAGCCTGATGGATTTGAAGGAAAACCGCGACTTGAGTGAGGCGCCGCGGCTGGCCGCTCGTGCCAGCGCCCTGCATGCGATGGCTGGCAAGACCATTGATTTTCTACCCAAGGGCAAGCCCGAATACAGCATCTATGTGTTCACCGATACGGATTGCGCGTATTGCCGGCGGATGCACAAGGATATCCAGAAAATCACCGATGCCGGCATTGCCGTGCATTACCTGGCATTCCCGCGCGCGGGGGTGAATTCCCCAACCTACAATGACATGGTGTCGGTCTGGTGCTCGGCGGACAAACGGCAGGCGCTCACCCAGGCCAAGCTGGGCAACAAGCCGCCCCCGGCGGTCTGTCCCAATCCCGTCAAGGATGAGTTCGATCTGGGCCTTGCGTTGGGCGTACAAGGAACTCCTGCGGTGATGTCGGACAAGGGTGAACTTCTGGGGCATTACTTTCCGACCGACACGCTCATCAAGCTGCTGAAAGAAGGGGGCGGCAGCTAA
- a CDS encoding outer membrane protein assembly factor BamE, translating to MRNVPTALCLLVPLTVTGCNYTKIPTPADLPIVYKIDVQQGNVVTQDMLAKLQPGMDKSKARFIMGTPLVVDVFHQNRWDYLYTLQERGGEIKQRRVSLFFKDDKLDHIEGDVKPASGEIAVQERRSDTVNVPEQEKTLLARMKDKMGGSDKKQETAAAAETKTPAAGGPSAPAETATAEAASKSTPANTAVAAESGSGARTSANPAESEIKTQTAASDKTVAAKTTEVTIPEDAPRPPEKSFFRKLLEKVGVGDNEGGSYEPSDPRYKDPTNPDTSPTASH from the coding sequence ATGCGCAACGTTCCCACGGCCCTCTGCTTGCTTGTCCCGCTCACGGTGACGGGATGCAATTACACAAAAATACCCACGCCCGCCGATTTGCCGATTGTCTACAAGATCGACGTTCAGCAGGGCAACGTGGTGACTCAGGATATGCTGGCCAAGCTGCAACCCGGCATGGATAAATCCAAGGCGCGCTTCATCATGGGCACACCGCTGGTCGTCGACGTTTTTCACCAGAATCGATGGGATTACCTCTACACCTTGCAGGAGCGGGGTGGCGAGATCAAACAACGGCGGGTCTCGCTGTTTTTCAAAGACGACAAACTGGATCACATCGAGGGTGACGTCAAGCCGGCCAGCGGCGAAATTGCGGTCCAGGAACGCAGAAGCGATACAGTGAATGTGCCCGAACAAGAAAAAACCCTGCTGGCAAGGATGAAGGACAAGATGGGCGGTTCGGATAAAAAGCAGGAAACCGCCGCAGCTGCGGAGACAAAGACACCCGCGGCGGGCGGACCCTCCGCCCCGGCGGAGACCGCAACGGCTGAAGCGGCATCCAAATCAACGCCAGCCAACACTGCCGTCGCGGCCGAATCCGGCAGCGGGGCCCGGACATCCGCCAATCCGGCGGAGTCTGAGATTAAAACCCAGACTGCGGCCTCAGATAAAACCGTTGCCGCGAAAACCACGGAGGTCACCATCCCCGAGGATGCGCCGCGCCCTCCGGAGAAGAGTTTCTTCCGCAAGCTCCTTGAGAAAGTGGGGGTGGGCGATAATGAGGGTGGTAGTTACGAGCCCTCCGATCCCAGATACAAAGATCCCACGAATCCGGACACCTCTCCGACCGCTTCGCACTAA
- the hldE gene encoding bifunctional D-glycero-beta-D-manno-heptose-7-phosphate kinase/D-glycero-beta-D-manno-heptose 1-phosphate adenylyltransferase HldE, whose amino-acid sequence MDYLNTLFAAARVLVVGDVMLDRYWHGNTARISPEAPVPIVRIIDAGDERPGGAANVALNIRSLGAAVTLIGLTGKDDAAHVLKTLLNDQDIDDRLLQSPDMQTIVKLRVLSQHQQLIRLDFEDGNPHVDWDGVRSEVAHAMPDVQAMVLSDYAKGCLADPAALIALARKAGRPVVADPKGVDFSRYRGATVITPNLKEFEAVVGVCGDDATIERHARELCVRHQFEAVLVTRGEHGMALVPAQDEVVLLPARTRDVYDVTGAGDTVCAVLAAALAAGKDLLQAIRFANAAAGIVVGKLGAATVTTRELEAELHGEAQARSGVLNETELLEELRGARLRGERIVMTNGCFDILHAGHVQYLAKARQHGDRLIVAVNDDDSVRRLKGDGRPINKLAQRMQVLAALSAVDWVVPFTEDTPERLINRVLPEVLVKGGDYRPEEVAGGGSVRAHGGQVVILDYVPGCSSSDLIGALSSAPTSKKAGR is encoded by the coding sequence ATGGATTATCTGAATACATTATTCGCTGCCGCGCGCGTACTGGTGGTCGGCGATGTGATGCTCGACCGGTACTGGCACGGCAACACGGCACGCATCTCGCCGGAGGCGCCGGTTCCCATCGTGCGGATTATCGATGCCGGGGATGAACGACCGGGCGGCGCCGCCAACGTTGCGCTCAACATCCGCAGCCTTGGTGCAGCGGTGACACTCATCGGCCTGACCGGCAAAGACGACGCGGCGCATGTATTGAAAACACTTTTGAACGATCAGGACATTGACGATCGTCTTCTGCAGTCGCCGGATATGCAAACCATCGTCAAGTTGCGGGTGCTGAGCCAGCATCAGCAGCTCATCCGCCTCGATTTTGAAGATGGTAATCCTCACGTGGATTGGGACGGCGTGCGATCCGAGGTGGCCCATGCCATGCCCGATGTTCAGGCGATGGTGTTGTCGGATTATGCCAAGGGATGTTTGGCGGATCCCGCGGCGTTGATCGCACTGGCCCGCAAGGCCGGGCGACCGGTGGTCGCCGACCCCAAGGGCGTCGATTTTTCGCGTTATCGCGGCGCCACGGTGATCACGCCCAACCTGAAGGAATTCGAAGCAGTTGTCGGCGTGTGTGGCGATGACGCAACCATCGAGCGTCACGCGCGTGAGTTATGCGTACGGCATCAATTCGAGGCGGTGCTGGTGACGCGCGGTGAGCATGGCATGGCCCTGGTGCCGGCGCAGGACGAGGTGGTGTTGCTGCCGGCGCGCACCCGCGATGTCTACGATGTCACCGGCGCCGGCGACACCGTGTGCGCAGTGCTGGCCGCCGCCCTGGCCGCGGGCAAGGATCTGTTGCAGGCGATCAGGTTCGCGAACGCCGCCGCCGGTATTGTCGTCGGCAAGCTCGGCGCGGCGACGGTCACGACCCGGGAACTGGAGGCGGAATTGCATGGCGAGGCTCAGGCACGCTCCGGAGTGCTGAACGAGACGGAATTGCTCGAAGAACTCCGCGGCGCGCGGCTGCGCGGCGAGCGCATTGTCATGACCAACGGTTGTTTCGACATTTTGCACGCCGGCCATGTGCAGTATCTTGCGAAGGCGCGGCAGCATGGCGATCGTTTGATAGTCGCGGTGAACGACGATGACTCGGTGCGACGGCTGAAGGGCGATGGCCGTCCTATCAACAAGCTTGCGCAACGCATGCAGGTGCTGGCGGCATTGTCCGCAGTCGACTGGGTGGTGCCGTTCACCGAAGACACGCCGGAGCGGCTGATTAACCGTGTATTGCCGGAGGTGCTGGTCAAGGGCGGCGATTACCGCCCTGAAGAGGTGGCTGGCGGTGGGTCCGTGCGGGCGCACGGCGGCCAGGTGGTGATCCTCGACTATGTGCCCGGCTGCTCCAGCTCGGACCTGATCGGCGCATTATCCTCCGCGCCAACATCCAAAAAGGCCGGACGATGA
- a CDS encoding DUF3108 domain-containing protein: MLRHPFFTLLLAAAPLIAAAAEDVVPEYTATYAVALDNSPAGTLVRTLRRDAGGSYLFESETKATQGWYSLLGLAIQEKSAWTLEAGQLRPLNYSYQQSGPGGRDLTMEFDWQKGTLRQHGGKHERDTPLVPHLLDRLLYQYALTRDLTSGNPVLDYVVAEDGKIKTYHLRRAGGETLATPLGNLETIRIERRKEDSKRMTTLWCAPALHYLPVRLDHIEKNGQQTSALIQSLSTMEPPPLAIGK, from the coding sequence ATGCTCAGACACCCGTTTTTCACGCTGTTGCTTGCCGCCGCACCGCTGATCGCCGCGGCTGCCGAAGACGTCGTGCCTGAATATACCGCGACCTACGCCGTCGCCCTCGACAATTCGCCCGCCGGCACCCTGGTGCGAACGCTACGCCGTGATGCTGGCGGCAGTTATCTTTTTGAATCAGAAACCAAAGCCACACAGGGATGGTACAGCCTGCTGGGATTGGCCATTCAGGAAAAGAGCGCCTGGACGCTGGAGGCGGGTCAACTGCGCCCGTTGAACTACAGTTACCAGCAATCCGGGCCGGGGGGACGCGACCTGACCATGGAGTTCGATTGGCAGAAAGGCACCTTGCGGCAACACGGCGGCAAGCATGAACGCGACACGCCACTCGTTCCTCACCTGCTGGACAGATTACTGTATCAATACGCCCTGACGCGCGATCTGACATCCGGCAATCCGGTGCTGGACTATGTGGTCGCCGAGGACGGCAAAATAAAAACCTATCACCTGCGGCGCGCCGGCGGGGAAACGCTGGCCACGCCGTTGGGCAATCTGGAAACGATCCGCATCGAACGGCGCAAAGAGGACAGCAAACGGATGACTACACTATGGTGCGCCCCGGCGCTGCATTATTTGCCTGTGCGCCTCGATCACATCGAAAAAAACGGTCAGCAAACTTCGGCACTGATCCAGTCGCTCAGCACTATGGAGCCACCGCCCCTGGCCATAGGAAAGTGA
- a CDS encoding cation:proton antiporter family protein, with product MLEALWIAAAFMLGLAVRQLGLPPLIGYLGAGMLLRLHGVQAAPALPALAHAGVLLLLFSVGLKLRLRNLLDRTNLGGGSAHLLLVTLALLPVLNFYGQLPASPAVTLAIALAFSSTVLAAKVLDERRELRAFHGRVSVGILVFQDLVAVTLMCYAGGSVPSAWSLALLALPLLRPLLHALLRVSGHDELLVLFGLLLALAGGAGFERLGLSPELGALALGILISGHDKATELGDALWSVKEAFLVGFFLQIGITAQPDWQTLLGALLLTLALPVKAALFFIIMLRMRLRARSAFLASLSLASYSEFGLIVANKLAERGALPHEWVLLCALAMALSFILAAPLNRHAHALYEKLEHRLTTMERHVEHVDDEPLSLGQAQILIMGMGRVGTGAYDFLSRHERVVGLDSDPGKVEKHRQQHRRVLYADAEDPGFWTRVRLDSIRAILLTMPDPQANEIAARQLRRRNYHGLISAASRYPDEREPALAAGVDMDFNVYDEAGVGFAEHVLEALYNRQDKRTVAAPSGDAS from the coding sequence ATGCTGGAAGCACTCTGGATCGCAGCGGCCTTCATGCTTGGCCTGGCCGTCCGTCAACTCGGCCTGCCACCCTTGATCGGCTATCTGGGCGCCGGAATGCTGCTGCGCCTGCACGGTGTTCAAGCGGCGCCCGCCCTCCCCGCACTGGCGCATGCCGGTGTTCTGCTGCTGCTGTTCAGCGTCGGCCTCAAGTTGCGGCTGCGCAATCTGCTCGACCGCACCAATCTCGGCGGCGGCAGCGCACATTTGCTGCTTGTGACGCTGGCCCTCCTGCCGGTGTTGAACTTCTACGGGCAACTTCCAGCGTCCCCGGCGGTGACACTCGCCATCGCGCTGGCCTTCTCCAGCACCGTGCTGGCGGCGAAGGTGCTGGATGAACGCCGTGAGTTGCGCGCCTTCCACGGTCGCGTGTCGGTTGGCATCCTCGTCTTTCAGGACCTCGTCGCCGTGACCCTCATGTGCTACGCAGGCGGCAGCGTCCCCTCGGCCTGGAGTCTGGCTCTGCTGGCCCTCCCCCTGCTGCGCCCGCTGCTGCATGCCCTGCTGCGGGTGAGCGGCCACGATGAACTGCTGGTGTTGTTCGGCCTGCTGCTGGCGCTGGCCGGCGGCGCCGGATTTGAACGTCTGGGCCTGAGTCCGGAATTGGGCGCGCTGGCGCTGGGTATCCTCATCTCCGGCCACGACAAGGCCACGGAGCTGGGCGATGCCCTGTGGAGCGTGAAGGAGGCGTTTCTGGTCGGCTTCTTTCTGCAAATCGGCATAACCGCTCAGCCGGACTGGCAGACGCTGCTGGGCGCGCTGCTGCTGACGCTGGCCCTGCCGGTCAAGGCGGCATTGTTCTTCATCATCATGCTGCGCATGCGGCTGCGGGCGCGCAGCGCCTTTCTGGCAAGCCTGAGCCTGGCCAGCTACAGCGAGTTCGGCCTCATCGTGGCGAATAAACTGGCCGAGCGCGGCGCGCTCCCGCACGAATGGGTGTTGCTGTGCGCGCTGGCGATGGCGTTGTCATTCATTCTCGCGGCGCCGCTCAACCGCCACGCCCACGCCCTGTATGAAAAACTGGAGCACCGGCTGACGACCATGGAAAGACACGTGGAGCACGTGGACGATGAGCCGTTGTCGCTGGGTCAGGCACAAATTCTCATCATGGGCATGGGCCGCGTCGGCACCGGCGCCTATGACTTTTTAAGCAGACACGAACGCGTGGTCGGGCTGGATTCCGATCCGGGCAAGGTCGAGAAACACCGGCAACAGCACCGCCGCGTGCTGTACGCCGACGCCGAGGATCCAGGCTTCTGGACTCGCGTGCGGCTGGACAGCATCCGCGCCATATTGCTCACCATGCCCGATCCGCAGGCCAATGAAATCGCGGCGCGGCAATTGCGCCGCCGCAACTACCATGGGCTTATCAGCGCCGCGTCGCGCTATCCTGATGAGCG
- a CDS encoding DUF1993 domain-containing protein, with the protein MTISMYNASVPVFVRMLTNLSAILDKGAQYAQAKKFDPDVLVQSRLAPDMFPLSRQVQIAGDIAKGCAARLSGAEPPKYEDDEKTLPELKARIEKTVAYLNTFKPKQIDGTEDKTIQLPLRGQTMTFKGLPYLLNFALPNVYFHVTAAYLILRHNGVEVGKQDFLGSLQP; encoded by the coding sequence ATGACTATTTCCATGTACAACGCCTCCGTGCCCGTGTTTGTGCGCATGTTGACCAACCTTTCCGCCATCCTGGACAAAGGCGCGCAGTACGCTCAGGCAAAAAAGTTTGACCCGGATGTCCTGGTGCAGTCGCGGCTGGCGCCCGACATGTTCCCGCTGTCGCGGCAGGTGCAGATTGCCGGTGATATCGCCAAAGGTTGCGCCGCGCGGCTGTCGGGGGCTGAGCCGCCAAAATATGAAGACGATGAAAAGACGCTGCCGGAATTGAAGGCGCGCATCGAAAAGACCGTTGCCTATCTGAACACCTTCAAGCCGAAGCAGATCGACGGTACCGAGGACAAAACGATCCAATTGCCGCTGCGCGGCCAGACGATGACGTTCAAGGGATTGCCCTACTTGTTGAACTTCGCCCTGCCGAACGTCTATTTCCACGTCACCGCCGCCTACCTCATCCTGCGTCATAACGGGGTGGAGGTGGGCAAGCAGGATTTTCTCGGCAGCTTACAGCCCTAG
- the rfaD gene encoding ADP-glyceromanno-heptose 6-epimerase, whose protein sequence is MIIVTGGAGFIGSNLVRALNARGRDDILIVDNLHHGRKFRNLIDCNWLDYMDKDEFLEHIQWGTEVPDGIEAIFHLGACTNTTEQDGRHLMRNNYSYSKAVLRYCMERNIRLIYASSASVYGAGRKFAETREHEAPLNAYGFSKFAFDQHVRRQLARKDAPPVFGLRYFNVYGPRESHKGAMASVVWHFHRQVLEQGTVRLFCGGDGFADGEQCRDFVHVDDVVAATLWFAQAGAPSGIYNVGTGRSQTFNEVARAVLSLHQRGEIEYIPFPDALRGSYQSHTQADLTRLRAAGYTGVFKTVEEGVPAYLDWLRTRPEFVRA, encoded by the coding sequence ATGATCATCGTCACCGGCGGCGCCGGTTTCATCGGCTCCAATCTGGTTCGCGCCCTGAACGCGCGGGGACGCGATGACATCCTGATCGTCGACAATCTTCATCACGGCCGCAAGTTCCGCAACCTGATCGATTGCAACTGGCTGGATTACATGGACAAGGATGAGTTTCTGGAACACATCCAGTGGGGCACGGAAGTGCCCGACGGCATCGAGGCAATATTCCATCTGGGGGCCTGTACCAACACCACGGAACAGGATGGCCGCCATCTCATGCGCAACAACTACAGCTACTCCAAGGCGGTGCTGCGCTACTGCATGGAACGCAACATCCGCCTGATATACGCCTCCAGCGCCTCGGTCTACGGCGCGGGCCGCAAGTTTGCCGAGACACGCGAGCACGAGGCACCGCTCAACGCTTATGGCTTCTCCAAATTTGCCTTTGATCAACATGTTCGCCGCCAACTGGCCCGCAAGGATGCGCCCCCAGTCTTCGGGCTGCGCTACTTCAACGTCTATGGTCCGCGGGAGTCGCACAAGGGCGCAATGGCCAGCGTGGTCTGGCATTTCCACAGACAGGTGCTGGAGCAGGGAACGGTGAGGCTATTTTGCGGCGGTGATGGCTTTGCCGATGGCGAGCAGTGCCGTGATTTCGTCCATGTCGATGACGTGGTGGCCGCCACGTTGTGGTTCGCGCAGGCCGGTGCGCCATCGGGGATTTATAACGTCGGCACCGGCCGCAGCCAGACGTTCAATGAAGTCGCACGCGCCGTATTGAGCCTGCATCAACGCGGTGAAATTGAATATATTCCCTTCCCGGACGCCCTGCGCGGCAGTTACCAGAGCCATACGCAGGCTGATCTCACACGGCTGCGCGCCGCCGGCTACACCGGCGTCTTCAAGACCGTGGAAGAGGGGGTGCCGGCTTATCTTGACTGGCTGCGCACGCGCCCCGAGTTCGTCCGGGCGTGA
- the waaA gene encoding lipid IV(A) 3-deoxy-D-manno-octulosonic acid transferase, whose protein sequence is MWRLLYTLSFYLALPFLLLRLGFLGWRHRGYWRRLPERFGFAPYSPPGAITLWIHAVSVGEFLAALPLINALQSKYPNHRILITTMTPTGADMVRQKLGGVVTHAYMPFDVPGAVARFLVRTRPALCVLMETELWPNLLAACAGRRVPVLLANARLSAISARGYARFASLTHAMLSAVTAAAQTVEDAVRLQTLGAAQITVTGNLKYDQPLDPDAIKLGREWRERNAAARPVWIAASTHAGEEEIVLAAHGQIRRRYPDCLLILVPRHSNRAAAVTTIAERRGFRVQRHSRSEESGDSAVHVVDVLGRLILFYAAADVAFVGGSLVPTGGHNLLEPAALGLPVLCGPYAFNFVEARHLLKEAGGLESVTDATMLAQAVMRLLSDPLARRVRGRAAAAVVEANRGATNRIMSIIAKMGIV, encoded by the coding sequence ATCTGGCGTCTGCTTTACACGCTGTCGTTTTATCTCGCGCTGCCATTCCTGCTTTTGCGCCTGGGTTTCCTTGGCTGGCGTCATCGCGGTTATTGGCGGCGCCTGCCGGAGCGCTTCGGGTTTGCGCCTTATTCGCCGCCTGGAGCAATCACCCTGTGGATACATGCCGTATCCGTTGGCGAATTCCTGGCGGCGTTGCCACTCATCAACGCGCTGCAATCGAAATATCCCAATCATCGGATTTTGATCACAACGATGACACCGACCGGTGCCGATATGGTCCGGCAGAAACTGGGTGGCGTCGTGACGCATGCCTACATGCCTTTCGATGTTCCGGGCGCTGTCGCTCGCTTTCTTGTGCGCACCCGGCCGGCGTTGTGCGTGCTGATGGAAACCGAGTTGTGGCCCAACCTGCTCGCTGCTTGCGCTGGACGTCGCGTGCCGGTGCTGCTGGCTAATGCCCGATTGTCGGCGATCTCGGCGCGCGGCTATGCCCGCTTTGCGTCACTCACACACGCCATGTTGTCTGCGGTGACCGCCGCCGCGCAAACCGTGGAAGACGCCGTACGCCTGCAGACCTTGGGGGCTGCTCAAATCACGGTGACCGGCAACCTCAAATATGATCAGCCGCTGGATCCGGACGCGATAAAACTTGGTCGCGAGTGGCGTGAGAGAAACGCCGCTGCGCGGCCTGTGTGGATCGCCGCCAGCACCCATGCCGGAGAGGAGGAAATCGTCCTTGCCGCGCATGGGCAGATACGGAGACGATATCCCGATTGCCTGCTCATATTGGTCCCACGCCACTCCAACCGCGCCGCAGCAGTGACGACAATCGCGGAACGACGGGGCTTCAGGGTGCAGCGCCACAGCCGATCGGAGGAGAGCGGGGATTCAGCCGTGCATGTCGTCGATGTCTTGGGCAGGCTGATCTTGTTTTACGCAGCGGCGGATGTCGCCTTTGTAGGCGGCAGTCTTGTGCCCACCGGCGGCCATAATTTGCTTGAGCCGGCGGCGCTGGGATTGCCGGTGTTGTGCGGTCCTTATGCGTTCAATTTCGTCGAAGCGCGGCACTTACTGAAGGAGGCGGGGGGGCTGGAGTCGGTTACTGATGCGACGATGCTTGCCCAGGCCGTAATGCGCTTGTTGAGCGACCCCCTGGCAAGGCGGGTGCGGGGGCGGGCGGCAGCGGCGGTGGTGGAGGCCAATCGCGGCGCGACAAATCGGATAATGAGTATAATCGCCAAAATGGGCATTGTTTGA